Proteins encoded together in one Canis aureus isolate CA01 chromosome 21, VMU_Caureus_v.1.0, whole genome shotgun sequence window:
- the SEC61G gene encoding protein transport protein Sec61 subunit gamma produces MDQVMQFVEPSRQFVKDSIRLVKRCTKPDRKEFQKIAMATAIGFAIMGFIGFFVKLIHIPINNIIVGG; encoded by the exons ATGGATCAGGTAATGCAGTTCGTTGAGCCAAGCCGGCAGTTTGTGAAGGACTCCATTCGGCTGGTTAAAAGATGCACTAAACCTGATCGAAAAG AATTCCAGAAGATTGCCATGGCAACAGCAATAGGATTTGCTATAATGGGATTCATTGGCTTTTTTGTGAAATTGATCCATATCCCTATTAATAACATCATTGT tggAGGCTGA